GCGCCTCTACGTTAGACGCTCCAGGTCTATATTTGGCATCGATTGAATGATATAATGAGGTTAATCAGGGAACGAGGCACGGGTCATGCCCGAGGCAATGCTCTACAAAAAGCTGCCCGACTCTAGAGTGCGCTGTGGTACTTGTCAGTGGCGTTGCACCATAAATCCAGATAAGTCCGGCGTCTGCCGTATGTACCAGAATCGCAGCGGCGTTTTATATAACCTGAACTACGCCCAGGCGTCATCGGTGGCGGCCGACCCGATAGAGAAGAAGCCCCTTTTCCACTTTTACCCCGGCTCACTCGCTTTCTCCATCGGGGGGTGGGGATGCAACTTTCACTGCCAGCACTGCCAGAACTGGGAAATCTCCTGCCCGCCGGATAATGAGCCCTGGCGTCGTTCTCAGGATATTCCCCCTCAACTGGCCATCGACCTCGCCAGGCAGCACCACTGCCAGGGCATTGCCTGGACCTACAACGAGCCGACCGTCTGGTTTGAATACACGCTTGACTCAGCCAGACTGGCCAAACAAAACGGCCTGTATACGGTATATGTGACCAACGGCTACATAACCCCGGAGGCACTGGATACCATTGGCCCCTATCTGGACGCATGGCGGGTCGATATCAAGGGTTTCAGTGACGCCTTCTATCGTGACCTGGCCAGGATACGTAACTGGAGGGGCATTCTTGAGGTGGCCAAGAGGGCCAAAGACAAATGGCAGATGCACGTTGAGGTAATCACCAACGTTATCCCGACGATGAACGATGACGACCAGCAGCTGGAGGGCATTGCCCGCTGGATAAAGGACGAACTGGGAGAACTGACTCCCTGGCATGTTACCCGGTTCTACCCCCACCACCACCTGATGCA
This genomic stretch from Chloroflexota bacterium harbors:
- the amrS gene encoding AmmeMemoRadiSam system radical SAM enzyme, with protein sequence MPEAMLYKKLPDSRVRCGTCQWRCTINPDKSGVCRMYQNRSGVLYNLNYAQASSVAADPIEKKPLFHFYPGSLAFSIGGWGCNFHCQHCQNWEISCPPDNEPWRRSQDIPPQLAIDLARQHHCQGIAWTYNEPTVWFEYTLDSARLAKQNGLYTVYVTNGYITPEALDTIGPYLDAWRVDIKGFSDAFYRDLARIRNWRGILEVAKRAKDKWQMHVEVITNVIPTMNDDDQQLEGIARWIKDELGELTPWHVTRFYPHHHLMHLPATPIATIEHAYDIGRKAGLKFIYAGNVPGHQSENTVCYACGKLVVRRFGYEAEIVGLDGSRCRFCGAELNFRT